A genomic segment from Aegilops tauschii subsp. strangulata cultivar AL8/78 chromosome 1, Aet v6.0, whole genome shotgun sequence encodes:
- the LOC141021339 gene encoding uncharacterized protein: MGFIKEFMEVQAHGNTKLHVIHRNDLHKAATTIEQYERHLEFERHKIVGVDVEYTNDVGKDQKPALVQLSVDKDHPVLLFQLSTADKNGTRFDNFLADPRYTFAGFSIDGDIEMLGRVGLEIAHFIDIQKEWRVPTATKPLDSLGDVSGILVHDYYNNMTKKLTNAEHQRWVRMPLSMRHIEYAAKDAYAAYEIWSRLTIIQEGLRRAKLEKEQTRKRPRSWDDYDY; encoded by the coding sequence ATGGGATTCATCAAGGAATTCATGGAGGTGCAGGCCCACGGCAACACCAAGTTGCACGTGATCCACAGAAATGACTTGCACAAGGCGGCGACCACCATCGAGCAGTACGAGCGACACCTCGAATTCGAGCGCCACAAGATCGTCGGAGTTGATGTGGAGTACACCAACGACGTTGGCAAAGATCAGAAACCAGCCCTTGTCCAGCTCTCCGTCGACAAGGATCATCCGGTGTTGCTCTTCCAACTGAGCACCGCCGACAAGAACGGCACCAGGTTCGACAACTTCCTCGCCGACCCTAGATACACGTTTGCTGGCTTCTCCATCGACGGCGACATAGAGATGCTCGGGCGCGTCGGACTAGAGATCGCCCACTTCATCGACATCCAGAAGGAATGGAGGGTGCCTACAGCTACCAAGCCTCTGGACTCCCTTGGGGATGTCTCAGGCATCCTTGTCCACGACTACTACAACAACATGACGAAGAAGCTCACCAACGCGGAGCACCAGCGCTGGGTGCGCATGCCGCTGTCCATGAGGCACATCGAGTACGCGGCAAAAGATGCTTACGCTGCGTATGAGATATGGAGCCGCCTCACCATCATCCAGGAAGGCCTCCGCCGGGCAAAACTCGAGAAGGAGCAGACCAGAAAGCGCCCAAGGTCCTGGGACGACTACGACTACTGA
- the LOC109763912 gene encoding uncharacterized protein: MGFTWEFMEVQAHGNTKLHVIHTNDLHKATTTIEQYERHLQFERHKIVGVDVKYTNDHGEDQKPALVQLSIGKDHPVLLFQLSAADKNCTKFDNFLADPRYTFVGFSIDDDIEMLGRVGLEIAHFVDTQKEWRVPTATKPLDSLREVSGILVHDVELTNAERSRWACMPLSMSHIEYAAKDAYAAYEIWSRLTIIQEGFRRAKLDKEQTRKRARSCGDYDY; this comes from the coding sequence ATGGGATTCACCTGGGAATTCATGGAGGTGCAGGCCCACGGCAACACAAAGTTGCACGTGATCCACACCAACGACTTGCACAAGGCGACGACCACCATTGAGCAGTACGAGCGACACCTCCAGTTCGAGCGCCACAAGATCGTCGGAGTTGATGTGAAGTACACCAACGACCATGGCGAAGATCAGAAACCCGCCCTCGTCCAGCTCTCCATTGGCAAGGATCATCCGGTGCTGCTCTTCCAACTGAGCGCGGCCGACAAGAACTGCACCAAGTTCGACAACTTCCTCGCGGACCCCAGGTATACGTTTGTTGGCTTCTCCATCGACGACGACATAGAGATGCTCGGCCGCGTCGGACTGGAGATCGCCCACTTCGTCGACACCCAGAAGGAATGGAGGGTGCCTACAGCTACCAAGCCTCTGGACTCCCTTCGGGAGGTATCAGGCATCCTTGTCCACGACGTAGAGCTCACCAACGCAGAACGCAGCCGCTGGGCGTGCATGCCCCTGTCCATGAGCCACATCGAGTACGCGGCAAAGGACGCTTACGCTGCGTACGAGATATGGAGCCGCCTCACCATCATCCAAGAAGGGTTTCGCCGGGCAAAACTCGACAAGGAGCAGACCAGGAAGCGCGCTAGGTCCTGTGGCGACTACGACTACTGA